The nucleotide sequence TATCAACGAAGGCTCCGAAGTCCACTACGTTTCGGACCGTCCCCTGAAGCTCCATGCCTGTCTCGAGGTCTTCCAGTTTCAGAACGCCTTTTTTAAGCAGCGGTTTAGCCACTTCATCCCGCGGATCACGGCCTGGACGCACGAGAGAATCACAAATATCTTTTAAGGTCAGTTCTCCCATGCCGATTTTTTCTGCAGCTTCTTTTATGTTCAGACTGCTTATTCCTTCTCTAAGCTTATCAGAGCCAAGGTCTTTCAGGCTCAAGCCAAGCATACGGAGCAGCTCTTCTGTTTCTTTGTAGCTTTCAGGGTGGATTCCGGTAGAATCCAGAGGGTGTTTGCCCCCGGAAATCCTTAAAAACCCTATGCACTGTTCATAGGTCTTAGCTCCAAGGCGAGGGATCTTTTTCAATTGCTTCCGGTCATCAAACTTCCCGATTTCATCACGCTGTTTCACAATGTTCTGCGCTACAGACTTGCTTAGCCCCGCCACATACTGAAGCAAAGAAGATGAAGCTGTATTCACGTTAACTCCAACTTGGTTTACAACGGTTTCAACAACAAACGTCAGAGAGTCATTCAATTTTTTCTGTGCAACGTCATGCTGGTACTGCCCGACTCCAACTGACTTAGGATCGATTTTGACCAGTTCGGCGAGCGGATCCTGCAGTCTTCTCGCTATGGAGACAGCACTGCGTTCTTCAACCTGAAAGTCAGGGAACTCTTCGCGGGCCAGGTCAGATGCAGAGTAAACACTTGCACCCGCTTCATTTACAATGATGTACGAGAGATCTGCTTTCAGTTCTTCAATCAGATCTGCCACGAATTGTTCAGTTTCCCTTGATGCCGTCCCGTTTCCAATGGCAATCAGTTCAACCTTAAAGCGCTTGATGATATCCGCAAGCTTCTGTTTCGCTTCTCTGGCTTTATTAACAGGCGGATGGGGATAGATAACCCCAATTTCAAGAACCTTCCCTGTTTCATCTACCGCAGCAAGCTTACAGCCTGTCCGGTAGGCAGGATCGACTCCAAGGACGATTCTCCCCTTAAGAGGCGGCTGAAGCAGAAGATTTCTCAGATTTTCAGAGAAAATGTGGATTGCCCGGTCATCCGCCTTTTCAGACAGTTCTTTCCGGATTTCTCTCTCGATGGAAGGTTCAATCAATCTTTTATAAGCATCTTCTATCGCTTCTATATACGTATCTTTTACAACTGTGCGCGGATTTTTAAGTTCG is from Bacillus sp. FSL H8-0547 and encodes:
- a CDS encoding Tex family protein, which encodes MADKTERIMQTISKELSITYKQIQNVIELLEGGNTVPFIARYRKEQTGALDEVQIRDISEKWQYIQNLEARKEEVIRLIEEQGKLTPELKKDINDALKLQKVEDLYRPYKQKRRTKATVAKEKGLEPLAAWMKEQPSNGSLEEKAAAFINEEKEVLTAQDAIYGAKDILAEWISDEPSYRQWIRDLTFRKGKIAASAKDEEKDEKNVYEMYYTYEEPILKIVPHRVLALNRGEKEGILRVTVEAPAEEIIAQLQKRELKNPRTVVKDTYIEAIEDAYKRLIEPSIEREIRKELSEKADDRAIHIFSENLRNLLLQPPLKGRIVLGVDPAYRTGCKLAAVDETGKVLEIGVIYPHPPVNKAREAKQKLADIIKRFKVELIAIGNGTASRETEQFVADLIEELKADLSYIIVNEAGASVYSASDLAREEFPDFQVEERSAVSIARRLQDPLAELVKIDPKSVGVGQYQHDVAQKKLNDSLTFVVETVVNQVGVNVNTASSSLLQYVAGLSKSVAQNIVKQRDEIGKFDDRKQLKKIPRLGAKTYEQCIGFLRISGGKHPLDSTGIHPESYKETEELLRMLGLSLKDLGSDKLREGISSLNIKEAAEKIGMGELTLKDICDSLVRPGRDPRDEVAKPLLKKGVLKLEDLETGMELQGTVRNVVDFGAFVDIGVKQDGLVHISKLKNSYVKHPLDVVSVGDVVTVWVDSVDRQKGRVALTMVNS